CCCTTCGGCGCACTTGCAAACTTCGCGGCGAAGTTCGCTGTAGCTAAGCGTTCGCGTATCGCCCGGTTCCCCTTCCCAAATGATCGCCGCACGATCGCCCCGGCCGGCGTCGATGTGTCGGTCCAAACAGTTATAGCTGGCGTTCGTCTTGCCGCCGACAAACCATTCAGCGTGAGGCGGATTCCACTTGCACACTTCGCTGAACGGCTCGAACCAATGCAGATGCTCGAGCGCTTCTTCACGCCAAAAGTCATCCGTGTTTTCGGCCGCACGCTTGTACATTTCCTGGTACTGGTCGGTCGTCGAAAAAACGGCCTTCTGAGTAAATTCGGCCGGGGGCGGAAACAAACGATCTTCGGTCAGAACGTGGTCAATTTGCCCTGAGGGAGATTTGGTCATGGTGGGAAAGCCAGTCAGGAAAAAGGGGGGAATCAATCGAACGCGAAGGCCCAAGCTTGCTGCCTTCAAACGCTTTGATGCTTACAAACGCTCAGTGTAATGGAATCGACACGGCAATTTCACCACACAATGGATTTTATACTCGCATTGCAACCAGCTTACGACGGCATACGCGGGCCGTGATCCCCACTAGCCGACCTCCGATCCCCCCAAGCCACCTGTCTAATGGGGTGCCCCGCGAGGTGATTTCGCGGCTAGAATGGAAGGGATCGGAGGAGCGGACCTCACGATTTCAAAATCCAAACAATAACGATCACACACTCACGATCCGCTTGCAGGAGAATTCGCTTGAGACTGACTGCCATATTCCCCCTCCTCCTGGCTGGATGTTTTGCCGGTTGCGACACGAACGTTTCACGTCCCAGCGCCGCTGCGTCGCGTGCGGATGCGGCCAGCGACGAAATTGCCCACAACGAATCGGCGAGCACGGGGACAAACAGCGAAAGCACCGCCGCGATTTTCGTCTCGGCTCCCGCCGAACCCACCGACAATGCCGCAGCGGCCCCCCAACCGCAGTCGGCCACGGAAAAGAATGCGGGTAGCGAAACTGCAGCCAAGGCCAAGACGCCATTTTCATTCAATCCGCTCAATGAACGCGAAGCCTATGTGATTTTGCATAAGGGAACCGAACGAGCGGGAATCGGTGAGTACACCCATACGAAAGACCCCGGCATCTACATTTGCCGGCAATGCAACGCTCCGCTGTACAGTTCAGAGAGCAAATTTGAAAGCCATTGCGGGTGGCCCAGCTTTGACGATGAAATCAAAGGGGCGGTCGAGCGGCATTTGGACGCCGATGGCGAGCGGATCGAAATTGTCTGCAGTAACTGCAAGGGACATCTTGGCCACGTTTTCGAGGGAGAGCGATTCACCGCCAAAAATACTCGCCACTGCGTCAATTCGATCTCGATGCGATTTGTCCCCAAAGGCAAAAAGCCGCCTGCGGTCATCAAAGCCCCCACAGACAAGACGACCAAAACCAAACAGGAGCCTGCGAAAAAGAACGCTCCGAAAGCGGAGTAGCGAGCACCGCGTCAGAGGGCGATCGGGTCGCTACGACGCGGATCGAGGCATTGCGACGCGGGGATCGCCCGCTGATCCCCGTCAAGCGAAGGTCCAATTCAATCGAAATTTTTTGAAGAAATGCGAAGCGATGGGCCGTCGGCGGTCTCTGTAGGCTTATCACCCGCTTTTTCCTTCACCCTGAATGACGATCATGCGACACTTCTGCCTCCTCGCCCTGCTGTTTCTTGCTCAGGAATCGAATCTCGTGCGATCGCAATCCCCCACCAATCCGCCGATCGCCGAAACATCCAGTGATGACGAAACCGTGGTGCCGCGCTCCTCTTCGTTGGCCTTTCTAAACAAGACCGCAGGGGGGACCCAGGTCTGGACCGATCATGCATGGGTCGATGGAAACCGTCTTCAGCAGAATGCGTTGACGGGACATTGGCGTTTGCTGGACCGAAACAACAATCGCATCACTTGGGGGACTCGCCAGCACTGTGAAACGTGTTTGGCAGAACACACACCATCGGCCCCTGCGTCCCAATGCAAACGAGTCGTCATCCTGCTTCATGGTTTGATGCGGACGCATCATTCGATGACGCAGTTGGAAAAGGACCTGAAGTCGACCGACGATGCCGAGATCATTCGGTTCTCGTACGCGAGCACACGTTGTTCGATTGGCGACCACGCAGCGGCGCTTCGCGAGTTGCTCGAACGATTACCCGAAGATACGAAAATTAGCTTCGTCGGGCACAGCATGGGCAACATTGTCACGCGACATTTGATCGGCGATCTGCAACGTGACGGTGATCCTCGAAATCTGTTGCCGCGTTGTGAATCGATGGTCATGTTAGGACCACCCAATCAAGGCGCCGCCATCGCTCGGCGGCTAAACGCTACGGGTATCTTCGACGTCATCACCGGCAAAGGATGCCGCGAATTGGGCAGTCAGTGGCAAGCGTTTGCGGATCGGTTGGCAACCCCGCCATTCCCCTTTGCGATCGTCGCCGGTGACGTCTCTTCGACCCCGATTCAAAACCCTCTTGTCGACGGCGCGAGTGATTTTGTGGTCAGCATCGAAGAAGCACAACTCGAAGGCGCCGAAGAATTTCATACCGTGCCCGTGCTGCACAGTTTCTTGATGAACAACGAACGGGCGCGGGAATTGACGGTCGACTTTCTAATCTCTCATCGCACTCAAAGCTAAACCGTGGCGGATTTAATCGCGCAAGGGCCCCATGACCAACAGCGTTGGCGACGTGCATTGCCCGACGCCACGTCCGGTCGCGAAATCCTGCTGGGACGTGCTGACAGCGATTGGAATGTCCCGTGGGATCCCAAGATCTCGCGACGACACGCGCGAATCAAAGTGCATCTGGATCATCAAGTCGAAGTCATCCAGAACGTGCACGCTCGCAATCCCGTCTTCTATCGTGGTCGACAATCGCCGCAATTCAAATTGACCGTCGGTG
This genomic stretch from Novipirellula caenicola harbors:
- a CDS encoding alpha/beta hydrolase family protein: MRHFCLLALLFLAQESNLVRSQSPTNPPIAETSSDDETVVPRSSSLAFLNKTAGGTQVWTDHAWVDGNRLQQNALTGHWRLLDRNNNRITWGTRQHCETCLAEHTPSAPASQCKRVVILLHGLMRTHHSMTQLEKDLKSTDDAEIIRFSYASTRCSIGDHAAALRELLERLPEDTKISFVGHSMGNIVTRHLIGDLQRDGDPRNLLPRCESMVMLGPPNQGAAIARRLNATGIFDVITGKGCRELGSQWQAFADRLATPPFPFAIVAGDVSSTPIQNPLVDGASDFVVSIEEAQLEGAEEFHTVPVLHSFLMNNERARELTVDFLISHRTQS
- a CDS encoding methionine-R-sulfoxide reductase — encoded protein: MRLTAIFPLLLAGCFAGCDTNVSRPSAAASRADAASDEIAHNESASTGTNSESTAAIFVSAPAEPTDNAAAAPQPQSATEKNAGSETAAKAKTPFSFNPLNEREAYVILHKGTERAGIGEYTHTKDPGIYICRQCNAPLYSSESKFESHCGWPSFDDEIKGAVERHLDADGERIEIVCSNCKGHLGHVFEGERFTAKNTRHCVNSISMRFVPKGKKPPAVIKAPTDKTTKTKQEPAKKNAPKAE